A window of the Gossypium hirsutum isolate 1008001.06 chromosome A05, Gossypium_hirsutum_v2.1, whole genome shotgun sequence genome harbors these coding sequences:
- the LOC107942736 gene encoding replication protein A 32 kDa subunit B isoform X1, with translation MQANEFDGNAAFAGGGFMPSQATQTAPDRPSYSSKNSDARCLTPVTVKQLKDLSKVGESGISIDGVDVNNIVLVGIISKIDNAVSDCTFRVDDGTGWVECTKWIHEHADSVEVDVISVGMYVRVYGQFKSIQSRRSIHTFSIRPITDFNEIAHHFLECIYVHLYNTKLRPRMTNATDGMTAQPQVANSNSGNHIMGFSHQTNSTNQFSNQYNTDEEQIRGISSMVLQYLRRPACLASEMGVSSDIVARELNVSVDKVRKTLDFLASEGLVYTTTDDHYKFTDA, from the exons ATGCAGGCGAACGAGTTCGATGGAAACGCGGCCTTTGCCGGCGGCGGATTCATGCCTTCTCAGGCTACTCAGACCGCTCCCGACCGTCCATCCTATTCCTCCAAA AACAGTGATGCGCGTTGTTTGACTCCAGTTACAGTAAAGCAGTTGAAGGATCTCTCTAAAGTTGGAGAGTCTGGTATTTCCATTGACGGTGTTGATGTCAATAAT ATTGTATTGGTGGGAATCATATCCAAGATAGACAATGCTGTTTCAGATTGTACTTTTAGAGTTGATGATGGCACAGGATGGGTTGAATGCACCAAATG GATTCATGAACATGCAGACTCAGTTGAAGTAGATGTGATCTC GGTTGGAATGTATGTTCGTGTCTATGGCCAGTTCAAAAGCATTCAAAGTAGAAGGTCCATACACACCTTTTCAATTCG ACCAATTACTGATTTTAATGAGATTGCACACCACTTCCTTGAGTGTATATATGTTCATTTGTACAACACCAAGTTGAGG CCTCGGATGACAAATGCAACTGACGGTATGACTGCTCAGCCCCAGGTGGCAAATTCAAATTCTGGCAACCATATAATGGGTTTTAGCCACCAAACTAACTCGACAAACCAG TTTTCTAACCAGTATAACACTGATGAAGAACAGATCCGTGGTATTAGTTCAATGGTCCTACAATACTTGCGTCGGCCAGCATGCCT TGCATCCGAGATGGGGGTAAGCTCTGATATCGTGGCTCGAGAACTAAATGTTTCAGTGGATAAAGTCAG GAAAACTTTGGACTTTCTTGCATCTGAGGGCCTTGTTTACACAACCACTGATGATCACTACAAATTTACAGATGCCTGA
- the LOC107942739 gene encoding AAA-ATPase At5g57480, with the protein MKEYWTSLASLLGVLAFCQSLLQVIFPPELRFACLKVFNRVFNLFSSYCYFDITEIDGVNTNELYNAVQLYLSSSVSTNGSRLSLTRALNSSAITFGLSNNDCIVDTFNGVSVVWEHVVTQRQAQTFSWRPLPEEKRGFTLRIRKRDKSLILDSYLDYVMEKANEIRRKNQDRLLYTNSRGGSLDSRGHPWESVPFKHPSTFDTLAMDPVKKREIMEDLKDFANGQSFYQKTGRAWKRGYLLYGPPGTGKSSMIAAMANYLSYDIYDLELTEVHNNSELRKLLMKTSSKSIIVIEDIDCSINLTNRKKNNNNNTSTRNYYDPEMRCVSVPGPGEDGGNSITLSGLLNFTDGLWSCCGSERIFVFTTNHIEKLDSALLRCGRMDMHIFMSYCSHPALMILMRNYLGYDESNLDADVLKQLAEVVDKAEMTPADISEVLIKNRRCKPKAVSELLEALKTRANRNLLQNGILREKNSEDIMEDEEQEKRALESPPNEGSEFEEPCKKQEVEDEEKMK; encoded by the coding sequence ATGAAAGAGTATTGGACTTCTCTTGCTTCGTTACTAGGGGTTTTGGCTTTTTGTCAAAGCCTTCTCCAAGTCATTTTCCCACCCGAACTCCGTTTTGCTTGTCTCAAAGTATTTAACCgcgtcttcaatttgttctcttCTTACTGCTATTTTGACATCACCGAGATCGACGGCGTCAACACCAACGAGCTTTACAACGCCGTTCAACTTTACCTGAGTTCCTCTGTTTCCACCAACGGTAGTCGATTGAGCCTCACTCGTGCTCTTAATTCAAGCGCTATTACATTTGGTCTTTCCAACAATGACTGCATCGTCGATACGTTTAATGGTGTCAGTGTGGTTTGGGAACACGTTGTGACTCAAAGGCAAGCCCAAACCTTCTCTTGGCGACCCTTGCCGGAAGAGAAACGAGGCTTCACACTGCGAATCAGGAAGAGAGACAAGTCCTTGATCCTTGATTCTTACCTGGATTACGTAATGGAAAAGGCTAATGAAATCCGACGGAAGAATCAAGACAGGCTGTTGTACACCAATTCTCGAGGCGGGTCTTTGGATTCCAGGGGACATCCTTGGGAGTCGGTTCCATTTAAGCATCCAAGCACCTTTGATACATTGGCTATGGATCCTGTAAAAAAGCGAGAGATTATGGAGGATCTTAAGGATTTCGCCAATGGTCAATCTTTTTATCAGAAGACTGGTAGAGCCTGGAAAAGAGGTTATTTGCTATACGGTCCTCCAGGGACAGGGAAATCCAGTATGATTGCAGCCATGGCTAATTACTTAAGTTATGATATCTATGACCTTGAATTAACCGAGGTTCATAACAATTCTGAGCTGAGGAAGCTGTTGATGAAAACAAGTTCCAAGTCGATTATTGTGATTGAAGATATTGATTGTTCCATTAATTTGACTAACAGGAAGAAGAATAACAACAACAATACAAGCACAAGGAATTACTATGACCCTGAAATGAGATGTGTGTCAGTTCCAGGCCCTGGTGAAGATGGTGGGAATTCCATTACCCTTTCGGGGCTATTGAATTTCACTGATGGGTTATGGTCTTGTTGTGGGAGTGAAAGGATTTTTGTGTTTACAACCAACCACATTGAGAAGCTTGACTCTGCATTGCTCCGATGTGGGAGGATGGATATGCATATTTTCATGAGCTACTGTTCACATCCCGCATTGATGATACTGATGAGGAATTATCTGGGTTACGATGAAAGTAATTTGGATGCTGATGTTTTAAAACAACTTGCTGAGGTAGTTGATAAAGCAGAGATGACACCAGCTGATATTAGTGAAGTTTTGATCAAGAACCGGCGTTGTAAGCCAAAAGCTGTCAGTGAATTGCTAGAAGCCTTGAAGACAAGAGCAAACAGGAACTTGTTGCAAAATGGGATTCTGAGGGAGAAAAATTCAGAAGATATTATGGAAGATGAAGAACAAGAGAAAAGGGCTTTAGAGAGTCCTCCTAATGAAGGGTCTGAATTTGAAGAGCCTTGCAAGAAACAAGAAGTGGAAGATGAAGAGAAGATGAAATGA
- the LOC107942736 gene encoding replication protein A 32 kDa subunit B isoform X2, protein MQANEFDGNAAFAGGGFMPSQATQTAPDRPSYSSKNSDARCLTPVTVKQLKDLSKVGESGISIDGVDVNNIVLVGIISKIDNAVSDCTFRVDDGTGWVECTKWIHEHADSVEVDVISVGMYVRVYGQFKSIQSRRSIHTFSIRPITDFNEIAHHFLECIYVHLYNTKLRPRMTNATDGMTAQPQVANSNSGNHIMGFSHQTNSTNQIRGISSMVLQYLRRPACLASEMGVSSDIVARELNVSVDKVRKTLDFLASEGLVYTTTDDHYKFTDA, encoded by the exons ATGCAGGCGAACGAGTTCGATGGAAACGCGGCCTTTGCCGGCGGCGGATTCATGCCTTCTCAGGCTACTCAGACCGCTCCCGACCGTCCATCCTATTCCTCCAAA AACAGTGATGCGCGTTGTTTGACTCCAGTTACAGTAAAGCAGTTGAAGGATCTCTCTAAAGTTGGAGAGTCTGGTATTTCCATTGACGGTGTTGATGTCAATAAT ATTGTATTGGTGGGAATCATATCCAAGATAGACAATGCTGTTTCAGATTGTACTTTTAGAGTTGATGATGGCACAGGATGGGTTGAATGCACCAAATG GATTCATGAACATGCAGACTCAGTTGAAGTAGATGTGATCTC GGTTGGAATGTATGTTCGTGTCTATGGCCAGTTCAAAAGCATTCAAAGTAGAAGGTCCATACACACCTTTTCAATTCG ACCAATTACTGATTTTAATGAGATTGCACACCACTTCCTTGAGTGTATATATGTTCATTTGTACAACACCAAGTTGAGG CCTCGGATGACAAATGCAACTGACGGTATGACTGCTCAGCCCCAGGTGGCAAATTCAAATTCTGGCAACCATATAATGGGTTTTAGCCACCAAACTAACTCGACAAACCAG ATCCGTGGTATTAGTTCAATGGTCCTACAATACTTGCGTCGGCCAGCATGCCT TGCATCCGAGATGGGGGTAAGCTCTGATATCGTGGCTCGAGAACTAAATGTTTCAGTGGATAAAGTCAG GAAAACTTTGGACTTTCTTGCATCTGAGGGCCTTGTTTACACAACCACTGATGATCACTACAAATTTACAGATGCCTGA